The segment ACAATCAGCTCAAGCTGCCGGACATCGCAGTGATCGAAGCTGTAGCCATTACCGAGCAAGGCCATATCGTTCCGACGACTTCCGTGGGCAACTCCGCCAGCTTCGCGATTTTCGCCAAACAGGTGATCGTCGAGATCAACATGGCGCACAACCCGAACCTGGAAGGCCTGCACGACATCTATATCCCGACTTACCGCCCGACGCGCACGCCGATCCCGCTGGTGAAGGTCGACGATCGCATCGGCAGCACCGCAATCCCGATCCCGGCAGAAAAAATCGTCGCCATCGTAATCACCAACAAACCTGATTCGCCGTCCACCGTGTCCGAGCCTGACAGCGAAACCGACGGTATCGCCTTCCACCTGATCAACTTCCTCAAGCAGGAAGTCGAAGCTGGCCGGATGACCAACAAGCTCGGTCCACTGCAAGCGGGTATTGGCAACATCGCAAACGCGGTGATGTGCGGCTTGATCGACTCGCCGTTCGAAGACCTGACCATGTACTCCGAAGTCCTGCAGGATTCGACCTTCGACCTGATCGACGCCGGCAAGATGAGCTTCGCTTCGGGCAGCTCGATCACATTGTCGGAGCGTCGCAACTCGGACGTGTTCGGCAATCTGGAGCGCTACAAGGACAAACTGGTGTTGCGCCCGCAAGAGATCTCCAACCACCCTGAAGTGGTTCGTCGTCTGGGCATCATCGGCATCAACACCGCGCTGGAGTTCGACATCTACGGCAACGTCAACTCCACTCACGTCTGCGGTACGCGGATGATGAACGGTATCGGCGGCTCGGGCGACTTCGCCCGTAACGCACACCTGGCGATTTTCGTGACCAAGTCGATTGCCAAGGCAGGCGCGATCTCCAGCGTTGTACCAATGGTCAGCCACGTCGACCACACCGAGCACGATGTCGATATCCTGGTGACCGAGCAGGGCCTGGCCGATCTGCGTGGCCTCGCGCCGCGTGAGCGCGCACGCGTCATCATCGACAACTGTGTTCACCCGGACTTCCGTGAAGCCCTTAATGACTACTTCACCAAGGCCTGCGCGATTGGCGGCCACACGCCACACATCCTGCGTGAAGCCCTGAGCTGGCATATCAACCTGGAAGAAACCGGAAAAA is part of the Pseudomonas sp. ML2-2023-3 genome and harbors:
- a CDS encoding acetyl-CoA hydrolase/transferase family protein, coding for MYRERIRLNSLHDKVMSAEEAAALIQDGMTVGMSGFTRAGEAKAVPQALAERAKKSPLKITLMTGASLGNDLDKQLTEAGVLARRMPFQVDSTLRKAINAGEVMFIDQHLSETVEQLRNNQLKLPDIAVIEAVAITEQGHIVPTTSVGNSASFAIFAKQVIVEINMAHNPNLEGLHDIYIPTYRPTRTPIPLVKVDDRIGSTAIPIPAEKIVAIVITNKPDSPSTVSEPDSETDGIAFHLINFLKQEVEAGRMTNKLGPLQAGIGNIANAVMCGLIDSPFEDLTMYSEVLQDSTFDLIDAGKMSFASGSSITLSERRNSDVFGNLERYKDKLVLRPQEISNHPEVVRRLGIIGINTALEFDIYGNVNSTHVCGTRMMNGIGGSGDFARNAHLAIFVTKSIAKAGAISSVVPMVSHVDHTEHDVDILVTEQGLADLRGLAPRERARVIIDNCVHPDFREALNDYFTKACAIGGHTPHILREALSWHINLEETGKMLP